A portion of the Bacteroidales bacterium genome contains these proteins:
- a CDS encoding acetate--CoA ligase family protein: MINRQLINPESIVVVGASNNISKPGGKLFHNIRSGTFSGQLFSLNPKEDEIQGLPSYRQIREMPPADLAFLALPAKLCPAVVRELAESKGTRAFVIVSAGFSEENSEGAAIEKEIVEICRKHDAALIGPNCIGVMTPAYQGVFTLPVPKQDPRGCDFISGSGATAVFIMESGLQKGLRFNHMFSVGNSAQLGVEDVLQYLDLTYSKEHSSRVKMLYFETIRDPGLLLRHAVSLREKGCQIAAIKAGTTEAGSRAASSHTGAMASSDMAVDALFRKAGIVRCYGREELTTVASVMLHPPMQGKNLAIITHAGGPAVMLTDQLAKGNMDVPRLEGPQVEKLLTHLFPGSSASNPIDMLATGNAGQLGICIDYCEHSFKEIDGIVVIFGTPGLAPVFDVYDLLYEKMQQCSKPIYPVLPSLTTAAREVEAFLAHGTINFPDEVQLGRALTLVYGTDLPAGEISVPEGIDLKGIRELLDQYGEGYLAPGIIQKILDAAGISRVREELAGDEANLYRLAHQMAYPLVMKVVGPVHKSDVGGVALGVDNDIDLMEHFQQMMKIDGATGVLLQPMLEGIELFVGAKYEPGFGHIILCGLGGIYVEVLKDMASGLAPLSKAEAGRMIRSLKGFKMLEGMRGQAGISLPVFEEILVRLSVVLSENRRIAELDLNPLMAKEDQLVVVDSRIRIEKP; encoded by the coding sequence ATGATTAATCGCCAACTTATTAATCCTGAAAGTATTGTCGTTGTCGGAGCCTCCAATAACATCTCCAAGCCGGGAGGTAAACTCTTCCATAATATACGTAGCGGAACATTCAGTGGGCAGCTTTTTTCTCTGAACCCCAAAGAAGATGAGATCCAGGGACTGCCTTCCTACAGGCAGATCAGGGAGATGCCTCCTGCCGATCTGGCTTTCCTGGCGCTTCCGGCCAAACTTTGTCCGGCTGTTGTCAGGGAACTTGCTGAGAGTAAGGGAACCCGTGCTTTTGTTATTGTATCGGCCGGATTCAGTGAAGAGAATAGCGAAGGTGCTGCCATTGAAAAGGAGATCGTTGAGATTTGCAGAAAGCATGATGCTGCCCTGATCGGGCCTAACTGCATTGGGGTGATGACCCCGGCCTACCAGGGAGTCTTTACCCTGCCCGTGCCCAAACAGGATCCGCGAGGATGTGATTTTATCTCCGGAAGCGGGGCCACCGCTGTTTTTATTATGGAGTCGGGCCTGCAGAAAGGGCTCCGGTTTAACCATATGTTTTCGGTGGGAAACTCCGCCCAGCTCGGAGTGGAGGATGTATTGCAGTACCTGGATCTGACATACAGTAAAGAGCATTCTTCCCGGGTAAAGATGCTCTATTTTGAGACCATCAGGGACCCGGGCCTTCTGCTCAGGCATGCGGTTTCCCTCAGGGAGAAAGGCTGTCAGATTGCGGCCATCAAGGCCGGAACCACCGAAGCGGGAAGCAGGGCCGCATCTTCACATACGGGAGCCATGGCATCTTCCGATATGGCGGTTGATGCGCTTTTTCGCAAAGCAGGCATAGTACGCTGCTATGGCAGGGAGGAGCTGACTACGGTGGCTTCGGTCATGTTGCATCCGCCAATGCAGGGGAAGAATCTGGCCATTATTACCCATGCAGGCGGACCGGCCGTTATGCTCACCGATCAGCTGGCCAAGGGAAATATGGATGTACCCAGGCTGGAAGGACCCCAAGTGGAGAAATTGCTCACCCATCTTTTTCCGGGTTCATCGGCTTCTAATCCCATTGATATGCTTGCCACCGGCAACGCCGGACAGCTGGGTATATGCATCGATTATTGTGAACACTCCTTCAAGGAGATTGATGGCATCGTGGTCATCTTTGGCACTCCCGGACTGGCCCCGGTCTTTGACGTATATGACCTGCTTTATGAGAAGATGCAGCAGTGCAGCAAACCCATTTACCCGGTTCTGCCCTCTCTCACCACGGCAGCCAGGGAGGTGGAAGCCTTCCTGGCACACGGCACCATCAATTTTCCCGACGAGGTGCAGCTGGGCAGGGCTCTGACCCTGGTGTACGGAACGGACCTCCCTGCCGGAGAGATTTCCGTTCCGGAGGGGATCGACCTGAAAGGTATCAGGGAGCTGCTCGACCAATACGGGGAGGGTTACCTGGCCCCTGGGATCATTCAGAAGATACTGGATGCTGCCGGTATCTCCAGGGTACGTGAAGAGCTGGCCGGCGATGAAGCTAACTTGTATCGCCTGGCTCATCAAATGGCTTATCCCCTTGTAATGAAGGTAGTCGGCCCGGTTCATAAATCTGATGTTGGGGGTGTGGCCCTGGGAGTAGATAACGATATCGACCTGATGGAGCATTTTCAGCAAATGATGAAGATAGATGGAGCCACCGGAGTACTGCTGCAGCCCATGCTGGAAGGGATTGAGCTGTTTGTAGGGGCAAAATATGAGCCGGGTTTTGGTCATATCATACTGTGTGGCCTGGGGGGTATCTACGTGGAAGTGCTGAAGGATATGGCATCCGGACTTGCTCCTTTATCGAAGGCAGAGGCGGGCCGGATGATCCGCTCCCTGAAAGGCTTTAAGATGCTGGAAGGAATGCGGGGACAGGCGGGGATCAGTCTCCCTGTTTTTGAGGAGATACTGGTCAGGCTCTCCGTGGTGCTGAGTGAAAACCGTCGGATTGCGGAACTTGATCTGAATCCCTTGATGGCAAAGGAAGATCAGCTTGTGGTGGTGGATTCAAGAATACGTATAGAAAAACCTTAG
- a CDS encoding pyridoxal phosphate-dependent aminotransferase, whose amino-acid sequence MKSTPIPSEVVNEVIDAFGIYPAGRATIRELVKIVNDIEGITGEEFIRMEMGVPGLDPTFVGTEAEMIALRQGVASKYPNIEGIPPLKAEAARFVKLFMDVDVEPKHCVPTVGSMMGSMAAFMVVNRSDRHRTGTLFLDPGFPVQKQQCLVLGHEFGSFDLYDFRGRKLRQKMEEEIERGHYSSILYSNPNNPSWICLSDEELRIIGEISKKHDVTVIEDLAYFGMDFRKDFSTPGVPPYQPSVAKYTDNYLLLISSSKAFSYAGQRIGVIVMSPGLFDRKYPDLRRYYSSDKFGHAMIYGALYALSAGASHTAQYALAAIFKAVNDGSYNYISEVREYGEKAKIMKALFLKYGFKIVYDMDLDEPIADGFYFTISYMGFDGFRLVHELLYYGISAISLAITGSTRTEGLRACVSQVRRDQFPVLEQRLKRFQEDHSIPE is encoded by the coding sequence ATGAAATCGACACCGATACCGTCAGAAGTTGTTAATGAGGTGATTGATGCCTTTGGGATCTACCCGGCCGGGAGGGCCACCATCAGGGAGCTGGTTAAAATTGTCAATGATATTGAAGGGATCACGGGGGAGGAGTTTATCCGGATGGAGATGGGAGTCCCCGGTCTGGATCCCACCTTTGTGGGTACCGAGGCGGAAATGATCGCTCTGCGGCAGGGGGTCGCCTCCAAATATCCCAATATTGAAGGCATTCCTCCCCTGAAAGCCGAGGCAGCCAGGTTTGTGAAGTTATTTATGGATGTGGACGTCGAACCGAAACACTGTGTCCCGACCGTGGGGTCCATGATGGGTAGCATGGCCGCATTCATGGTGGTGAACCGTTCCGATAGGCACCGGACAGGAACGCTCTTTCTGGATCCGGGATTTCCTGTGCAGAAACAGCAGTGCCTGGTGCTGGGTCACGAGTTTGGATCCTTCGATCTGTATGATTTCAGGGGCCGGAAACTGAGACAGAAAATGGAGGAGGAGATTGAAAGGGGTCACTACTCTTCCATCCTCTATTCAAATCCTAACAATCCCTCCTGGATCTGCCTGAGCGATGAGGAATTAAGGATCATTGGTGAGATATCCAAAAAACATGATGTGACCGTTATTGAGGACCTGGCTTATTTTGGCATGGATTTCAGGAAGGATTTTTCCACTCCGGGGGTACCCCCTTATCAGCCTTCGGTTGCCAAATATACGGACAACTACTTGCTTTTGATATCCAGTTCAAAAGCCTTTAGTTATGCCGGTCAGCGAATTGGTGTGATCGTCATGTCTCCCGGATTATTTGACCGGAAATACCCCGACCTGAGGCGATACTACTCCTCCGATAAATTTGGTCATGCCATGATCTATGGAGCGCTTTACGCCTTATCGGCAGGGGCTTCACACACGGCTCAATATGCCCTGGCAGCCATATTTAAAGCGGTCAATGATGGCAGCTACAATTACATCAGTGAAGTCAGGGAGTATGGCGAGAAGGCAAAGATCATGAAGGCCCTGTTCCTGAAGTATGGATTTAAAATTGTCTATGATATGGATTTGGATGAACCCATTGCCGACGGATTCTATTTCACCATATCCTACATGGGATTTGATGGCTTCCGGCTGGTGCATGAGCTGCTCTATTACGGGATCAGCGCCATCTCTCTGGCGATCACAGGCAGCACCAGGACGGAAGGATTAAGGGCCTGCGTGTCTCAGGTCCGGAGGGATCAGTTTCCGGTGCTGGAGCAGCGTCTGAAGCGGTTTCAGGAGGACCACTCCATCCCGGAATAG
- a CDS encoding 4Fe-4S binding protein, producing MAKAKGAIMVDVERCKGCQVCLVNCPTDTIGMAEEVNGKGYHYAYMKNPENCTGCTNCAVVCPDGAITVYRVKQQ from the coding sequence ATGGCAAAAGCAAAAGGAGCCATAATGGTCGATGTGGAGAGATGTAAAGGCTGTCAGGTTTGTTTGGTAAATTGCCCGACCGATACCATTGGCATGGCTGAAGAGGTGAACGGAAAAGGATACCACTATGCCTATATGAAAAACCCCGAGAATTGTACGGGTTGTACCAATTGTGCGGTGGTGTGCCCCGATGGAGCGATTACTGTATACCGGGTTAAACAGCAATAA
- a CDS encoding 3-methyl-2-oxobutanoate dehydrogenase subunit VorB, protein MKELVLMKGNEAIAEAAIRAGVDGYFGYPITPQSEVMEYLMLQKPEERTGMVVLQAESEVASINMVYGAAGTGKKVMTSSSSPGISLMQEGISYIAGAELPCLIVNVVRGGPGLGTIQPSQADYFQSTKGGGHGDYRLIVLAPASVQEMADFVDLAFELAFKYRNPALILSDGLIGQMMEKVELPPQKERLKEFDQSWVITGKTKDRERNIITSLNLDPDLQYEHNLKLQAKYKAMEQDVMFEKIACEDADFLLVAYGSSARICQKVVELARSRGKKVGLLRPQTLFPFPSEELAKMARRVKGMMAVELSSGQMVEDVKLAVNGKVPVTHYGMVGGKIHSPDDVLNELEEKYIGGY, encoded by the coding sequence ATGAAGGAACTGGTTTTAATGAAGGGAAATGAAGCCATCGCCGAGGCGGCCATCAGGGCCGGAGTGGACGGTTATTTTGGATACCCGATCACCCCCCAATCCGAGGTTATGGAGTACCTGATGCTCCAGAAGCCGGAAGAACGAACCGGCATGGTGGTTTTACAGGCCGAAAGCGAGGTTGCTTCCATCAATATGGTTTACGGAGCAGCCGGAACAGGTAAAAAGGTTATGACCTCCTCTTCAAGTCCGGGTATCAGCCTGATGCAGGAGGGGATCTCTTATATTGCAGGGGCGGAACTTCCCTGCCTGATTGTGAATGTGGTACGGGGAGGACCTGGACTGGGAACCATACAACCTTCACAGGCCGATTATTTCCAATCGACCAAGGGCGGAGGCCATGGCGATTACAGACTGATTGTTCTGGCACCGGCCTCGGTTCAGGAGATGGCCGATTTTGTGGACCTGGCCTTTGAACTGGCTTTCAAGTACCGGAACCCTGCCCTGATCCTTTCGGACGGACTTATTGGCCAGATGATGGAGAAGGTGGAACTCCCCCCCCAGAAAGAAAGGCTTAAGGAATTTGATCAGTCCTGGGTGATCACGGGAAAAACCAAAGACAGGGAGAGAAACATTATCACTTCTCTGAACCTGGATCCGGATCTGCAATACGAACATAACCTGAAGCTGCAGGCGAAGTATAAAGCCATGGAGCAGGATGTCATGTTTGAAAAAATTGCCTGTGAGGATGCCGATTTTCTCCTGGTAGCCTATGGCTCCAGCGCCCGGATCTGTCAGAAAGTGGTGGAGCTGGCCAGGAGCAGAGGTAAGAAGGTTGGTTTGCTGCGCCCGCAGACCCTGTTTCCTTTTCCAAGCGAAGAACTGGCAAAGATGGCCAGAAGGGTGAAGGGGATGATGGCTGTTGAGTTGAGTTCAGGTCAGATGGTGGAGGATGTGAAACTGGCTGTGAACGGCAAGGTTCCGGTGACTCACTACGGAATGGTGGGTGGCAAAATTCATTCGCCGGATGATGTTTTAAACGAATTGGAAGAGAAATACATAGGAGGATACTAG
- a CDS encoding thiamine pyrophosphate-dependent enzyme, with product MELKEITRPENLVYKRTPLMTDATLSYCPGCGHGTIHRLIMEVVEEMGIQEDTIGIAPVGCSVLAYDFMDIDCSQAAHGRAPALATGIKRLWPDKYVFTYQGDGDLAAIGTAETIHACNRGENISIFFVNNGIYGMTGGQMAPTTLEGMKSSTSPYGRNNETMGPPYKITELVARLEGTYYVTRQSVHKPGPVRKAKKAIRKALELQKENKGLAFVEFVSNCNSGWKMTPNDSNTWMEEHMFPFYPMGDIKVDGKLVQGT from the coding sequence ATGGAACTGAAAGAGATCACCAGACCGGAGAACCTGGTTTATAAACGTACTCCCCTGATGACCGATGCAACCCTTTCGTATTGTCCGGGTTGTGGTCATGGAACCATCCACCGTCTTATTATGGAGGTGGTGGAGGAGATGGGTATTCAGGAAGATACCATCGGGATTGCCCCGGTAGGATGTTCAGTGCTTGCCTACGATTTCATGGATATTGATTGCTCACAGGCGGCACATGGAAGAGCGCCTGCACTGGCTACGGGCATCAAACGGCTCTGGCCCGATAAATATGTCTTTACCTATCAGGGAGATGGTGACCTGGCAGCCATCGGAACCGCGGAGACCATCCATGCCTGTAACCGTGGCGAAAACATTAGTATATTCTTTGTAAATAATGGAATATACGGAATGACCGGGGGACAAATGGCGCCCACCACCCTGGAGGGGATGAAATCATCCACCTCTCCCTATGGCAGGAACAATGAGACCATGGGTCCGCCCTATAAGATTACAGAACTGGTTGCCCGGCTGGAAGGGACCTATTATGTAACCCGGCAGTCGGTTCATAAACCCGGTCCCGTGCGCAAAGCAAAAAAGGCAATCCGCAAGGCCCTGGAGCTACAGAAGGAAAATAAGGGGCTCGCATTTGTCGAATTTGTGTCCAATTGTAATTCGGGATGGAAAATGACTCCGAATGATTCCAATACCTGGATGGAGGAACATATGTTTCCGTTCTATCCCATGGGAGACATTAAGGTGGACGGGAAGTTGGTTCAGGGTACATAG
- a CDS encoding 2-oxoacid:acceptor oxidoreductase family protein yields the protein MTEEIIIAGFGGQGVLSMGKILAYSGIMQDQEVSWMPSYGPEMRGGTANVTVILSDDRVSSPVLQSYDTAILLNQQSMDKFESMVKPGGLMLYDPNGITRHPQRDDIRIFQVEATEEAVRLKSPITFNMVVLGAYIKVNPVVDFEHVIQGLRKSLPERHHHLIPQNEKAIQRGMEIVREAKLSSAG from the coding sequence ATGACGGAAGAGATCATTATTGCAGGTTTCGGGGGACAGGGAGTCCTCTCCATGGGTAAGATCCTGGCCTACTCCGGGATCATGCAGGACCAGGAGGTCAGCTGGATGCCGTCCTACGGCCCTGAAATGCGCGGAGGAACCGCAAATGTTACGGTGATACTGAGCGATGACCGGGTCAGCTCTCCGGTACTGCAAAGTTATGACACCGCGATCCTGCTGAATCAGCAATCGATGGATAAATTTGAATCCATGGTGAAACCGGGAGGCCTGATGCTCTATGATCCCAACGGGATTACCCGCCATCCCCAACGGGACGATATCCGTATCTTTCAGGTGGAAGCCACCGAAGAGGCAGTCCGACTGAAATCCCCGATCACTTTTAATATGGTGGTTCTGGGGGCCTACATCAAGGTGAATCCGGTGGTGGATTTTGAGCATGTGATTCAGGGTCTGCGTAAATCACTTCCCGAACGGCACCATCACCTGATCCCTCAGAATGAGAAGGCAATACAGCGGGGAATGGAGATCGTGCGGGAAGCCAAGCTAAGTTCTGCGGGATAA
- the nadD gene encoding nicotinate (nicotinamide) nucleotide adenylyltransferase yields the protein MITGLYFGSFNPIHIGHLAIANFMVEYSDVEQLWFVVSPQNPLKAKKSLLPDYHRLEMVRLAIEEDERFRASDIEFKLPTPSYTIDTLTYLEEKYPGREFQLVMGADGLRTFHKWKHAGLIVEKYHRLIYPRPGTDAELLTGLPNATLVKAPAMEISSSLIRRAIKEGKDVRHLVPAKAYTYMREMHFYEK from the coding sequence ATGATCACCGGACTCTATTTTGGCTCCTTTAATCCCATCCATATCGGCCACCTGGCCATAGCCAACTTTATGGTCGAGTACAGCGACGTAGAGCAACTATGGTTCGTCGTAAGTCCGCAGAATCCCCTGAAAGCGAAAAAGAGCCTGCTTCCCGATTACCATCGTCTTGAGATGGTCCGGCTGGCCATAGAGGAGGATGAGCGTTTCAGGGCCTCCGATATTGAGTTCAAGCTTCCTACCCCCTCCTATACCATAGATACCCTGACCTACCTGGAAGAGAAATATCCGGGCAGGGAATTTCAGCTGGTGATGGGAGCCGATGGTCTGCGGACCTTTCATAAATGGAAACATGCCGGCCTGATCGTTGAGAAGTACCACCGTCTGATCTACCCCCGGCCGGGGACCGATGCGGAGTTGTTAACCGGTCTTCCCAACGCCACCCTGGTAAAGGCCCCCGCCATGGAAATCTCCTCCAGTCTGATTCGCCGGGCCATTAAAGAGGGGAAAGATGTGCGCCACCTGGTACCGGCCAAAGCCTATACCTATATGCGCGAGATGCATTTTTATGAGAAATAG
- the gmk gene encoding guanylate kinase, whose amino-acid sequence MEGKLLIFSAPSGAGKSTIVHHLMKLELGLEFSISATSRKPRKGELDGREYYFISPGEFRKKIRENAFVEWEEVYPDQFYGTLYSEVERIWNGGCHAIFDIDVVGGLNLKNKYGKRACAIFIQAPSMEILEQRLRSRATDDESSLQKRLGKALFEMEQAARFDYILVNDALETALAEAERIVKEFLAQ is encoded by the coding sequence ATGGAAGGGAAATTACTCATTTTCAGCGCACCTTCCGGTGCCGGTAAATCCACCATCGTTCATCACCTGATGAAACTGGAGCTGGGACTGGAATTCAGTATCTCAGCCACTTCCCGCAAGCCCAGGAAAGGGGAGCTAGATGGCCGGGAGTACTATTTTATTTCTCCCGGAGAGTTTCGAAAAAAGATCCGGGAAAATGCCTTTGTCGAATGGGAGGAGGTGTACCCCGATCAGTTTTACGGGACCCTGTACAGCGAAGTGGAGCGAATCTGGAACGGGGGCTGCCATGCCATTTTTGATATCGATGTGGTGGGCGGACTGAATCTGAAAAATAAGTATGGTAAGAGAGCCTGCGCCATCTTTATCCAGGCTCCCTCCATGGAGATCCTGGAACAACGGCTGCGTTCCAGGGCGACAGACGATGAAAGTTCCCTGCAAAAGAGGCTTGGAAAAGCCCTTTTTGAGATGGAACAAGCTGCTCGCTTCGACTACATACTGGTTAATGATGCCCTGGAGACCGCTCTGGCGGAAGCTGAAAGAATCGTTAAAGAATTCCTGGCCCAATGA
- a CDS encoding YicC family protein translates to MIRSMTGYGKAECLLADKKLTVEIKSLNSKQLDTSTRLPSLYKQKELEIRQLIASELERGKVECSFHYELSSEAVPSIINEPVVKAYYGQLYRISGELGLQASLELLSTVMKMPDTIRTEKLELEENEWTRVKETLLEALQFVNMFRKQEGASLDGDLRFRVESILGKLAQVDQYEGERIDLVRERIGKHLDELGMKDSIDENRFEQELIYYIEKLDISEEKVRLANHCRYFLETLEDQSPAGKKLGFISQEMGREINTLGSKANHKELQKIVVEMKDELERIKEQVLNVL, encoded by the coding sequence ATGATCAGATCCATGACCGGCTACGGGAAAGCCGAATGCCTGCTGGCCGACAAAAAGCTGACCGTCGAAATTAAATCTCTCAACAGCAAGCAACTGGATACCAGCACCCGCCTGCCTTCCCTCTATAAGCAAAAGGAACTGGAGATCCGGCAACTGATCGCTTCCGAACTGGAAAGAGGCAAGGTGGAGTGTTCTTTCCACTACGAACTTTCGAGTGAAGCTGTTCCCTCCATTATTAATGAGCCGGTGGTGAAAGCCTATTACGGGCAACTCTACAGGATCTCCGGAGAGCTGGGGCTGCAGGCTTCCCTGGAGCTGCTGAGTACCGTCATGAAAATGCCCGATACCATCCGGACCGAAAAACTGGAATTGGAAGAGAACGAGTGGACCCGGGTTAAGGAGACCCTCCTGGAGGCCCTGCAGTTTGTCAATATGTTCAGGAAGCAGGAAGGGGCTTCCCTGGATGGGGATTTGCGTTTTCGGGTGGAAAGCATCCTCGGGAAACTGGCTCAGGTGGACCAATATGAGGGAGAGCGTATCGACCTGGTGAGAGAGCGTATCGGGAAGCATCTGGACGAACTGGGTATGAAGGACAGCATAGATGAGAACCGCTTTGAGCAGGAACTTATTTATTACATAGAAAAGCTGGATATCTCCGAAGAAAAAGTCAGGCTGGCCAACCATTGCAGGTATTTCCTGGAGACCCTGGAAGATCAGAGCCCTGCAGGGAAAAAGCTGGGGTTCATATCCCAGGAAATGGGCAGGGAGATCAATACACTGGGCTCCAAGGCCAACCACAAGGAACTTCAGAAAATAGTGGTAGAGATGAAAGATGAACTGGAGCGAATCAAGGAGCAGGTCCTTAACGTATTGTAA